GCGGGCCCTGACGGCCGCTGCCGAACGGCTGCGTGGCCGGGCCAGCAACCTAGAGGCGGAGATCGAGACCTATTTCGCCCGGGCCAGGGCGCTTTAGAGCGTGTTTGAGAAGGGTCACGGCCATCTTCTGAGCAGCGTGGCGGTTGCGGCGATGGTGATGAGGGCTTCGGCGACGGCGGTGAGTTGCGCGTAGTCGCGCACCAGGCGGCGGCACTTCATGATCCAGGCGAAGCTGCGCTCGACCACCCAGCGCCGCTTGAGCACGACGAAGCCCGCGGCGGTCGGGCAGCGGCGGACAATCTCAAGGACGATGTGGGTCCGGCTCCTGGCCCAATCGACGAGGCGCCC
The nucleotide sequence above comes from Tepidamorphus gemmatus. Encoded proteins:
- a CDS encoding transposase; this translates as HGRKRHILTDTDGRLLAVEVHAADVQDRDGAKGVLRRFRRAFPFVEHVFADGGYAGRLVDWARSRTHIVLEIVRRCPTAAGFVVLKRRWVVERSFAWIMKCRRLVRDYAQLTAVAEALITIAATATLLRRWP